A single window of Plasmodium reichenowi strain SY57 chromosome 14, whole genome shotgun sequence DNA harbors:
- a CDS encoding hypothetical protein (conserved Plasmodium protein, unknown function), with amino-acid sequence MLTRRILFSRYFHGPSLYKRYILIKNDIPEFIKRVNFNSMQKNNNDKDDKIKNLNIQTNKNEEYTHTKENCDNIKSPFLNDILKMHDKKNPDAIPNLIIDFFTKESTDDKKKKYINEYKKVLLEFIQYKIEFSKDGSNKHQIKFVDIFSMLYFCYMERIYDLDFLTELSKQFDNIYKSKNTKDLLNNININYLMMMFYYFSFLKLSNGTLDNILRDFIINNEEVEPVLIYKYFECLSLLSDVHDNNKIVPIIEIFIENFYNFNNYILLNILQFLHKMKFFDKNIFSLLTRKINKNVYEQNANLFEVCMLSRIYALYKNENITFNNYLLDDLIQTITRHEDNFQNDELYDEEDKEHYNKVDKENDSSNIKQLNNNNNNNNKDNVEQFNNPDSINVNSNNDLDKNNETNDNGIHNLYIQEIKNINRDNYTLFKNSLYNDGLNFYSFFLNSKSTNKNLFKKKENIHIEINNDKKKSTSKMLHMSQWDKLFFYEDYKTKDIKNEPFINMHNNKNGNNNNNNNKNKIIDNKENLHIDKFINMYNDFIRENLYYEFNHQKMIDVFRNICIHLDNTKIEIYINKKDNILLCNNNQICRYRKKLLFIDNYYIGHIFYIIDSMLLLNMHHNSSNFNKLQNKVLNLIKNNETYIIDNFDSKEIKSVLIFLVHTDRYYKESFIYSITHRIIDLYINNLCDAKTLSIYLYNLLAFTKQTIVKKNRFNHTIKNVVYNTYLWLNNNKNVSNEQGQNKKILFYNNIKVTNYTLLQILSIYVCKNVYFISLPILASLLRSFSYLSFNDINFYNVFIPLFLKHIKYLKNVDILNITQAYNRQKINNKYFYYLLSKQYQNANSKDNKKSSVEVKLIG; translated from the exons ATGTTAACAAGAcgtatattattttcaagATATTTTCATGGACCAagtttatataaaagatatatattaataaaaaatgatataccagaatttataaaaagagTAAACTTTAATTCTATGCAAAAGAATAACAATGATAAAGatgataaaattaaaaatttaaacaTTCAAactaataaaaatgaagaatataCTCATACGAAGGAAAACTGTGACAATATAAAGAGTCCATTCCTTAATGATATCCTAAAAATGcatgataaaaaaaatccTGATGCCATCCCAAATTTAATCATAGATTTTTTCACTAAGGAAAGTActgatgataaaaaaaaaaaatatataaacgAATATAAGAAAGTACTACTTGAatttatacaatataaGATTGAATTTTCAAAAGATGGTTCTAATAAACATCAGATAAAATTTGtagatatattttctatgctatatttttgttatatgGAAAGAATATACGATTTGGACTTTTTGACAGAACTCAGTAAGCAatttgataatatatataaaagtaaaaatacaaaggatttattaaataatataaatataaattatttaatgatgatgttttattatttttcttttttaaaactgAGTAATGGAACATTAGATAATATCTTAAGagattttataataaataatgaagagGTAGAACCAGTACTAatttacaaatattttGAATGTCTTAGCTTACTTAGTGATGTgcatgataataataaaattgttCCTATCatagaaatatttatagaaaatttttataattttaataattacaTTTTGTTAAACATATTACAATTCTTACATAAAATGAAGTTTTTTGATAAAAACATCTTTTCTCTCTTAACCagaaaaataaacaaaaatgtatatgaacaaaatgCAAATCTTTTTGAAGTATGTATGTTATCACGCATATATGCtctatataaaaatgaaaatataacttttaataattatttgcTTGACGATTTAATTCAAACCATTACTAGGCATGAAGACAATTTTCAAAATGATGAATTATATGATGAAGAGGATAAAGAACATTACAACAAAGTTGACAAAGAGAATGATTCTTctaatataaaacaattaaataataataataataataataataaggataATGTAGAACAATTTAATAATCCTGATTCTATAAATgttaatagtaataatgatttagataaaaataatgaaacGAATGATAATGGtatacataatttatatatacaagaaattaaaaatataaatagaGATAATTATACACTATTTAAAAATAGCTTATATAATGATGgattaaatttttattccttctttttaaattcaaaatcaactaataaaaatttattcaaaaagaaagaaaatattcatattgaaattaataatgataaaaaaaaatcaacATCTAAAATGTTACATATGTCACAATGGGacaaattatttttttatgaagaTTATAAAACgaaagatataaaaaatgaaccATTTATTAACATGCACAACAACAAaaatggtaataataataataataataataaaaataaaattattgacaataaggaaaatttacatattgataaatttattaatatgtataatgaTTTTATAAGAGAAAATTTGTATTATGAATTTAACCACCAAAAAATGATTGATGTGTTtagaaatatatgtattcatttggataatacaaaaattgaaatatacataaataaaaaggataacattttattatgtaataataatcaaataTGTAGATATCGAAAGAAACTCTTATTTATagataattattatattggtcatatattctatataaTCGATTctatgttattattaaatatgcATCACAATTCTtcaaattttaataaattacaaaataaagttcttaatttaataaaaaataatgaaacatatataattgataattttgatagtaaagaaattaaaagtgtattaatatttttagtACATACAGATagatattataaagaatCATTCATATATTCTATTACTCATAGAATTATCGacttatatattaataactTATGTGATGCAAAAAcattatctatatatttgtataatcTTTTAGCATTTACAAAACAAACaattgttaaaaaaaatagattTAACCATACTATTAAAAATGTTGTATACAATACTTATTTATGgttaaataataataaaaacgTATCTAATGAACAAGGACAAAATAAGAAAatcttattttataataatataaaagtcACAAATTACACACTTTTACAAattttatctatatatgTTTGTAAAAATGTTTACTTTATTAGCTTACCAATATTGGCATCCCTATTAAGATcattttcttatttatcatttaatgacattaatttttataatgtatttataCCCTTATTCCTAAAGCATATTAagtatttaaaaaatgtggATATTCTGAACATAACACaa gCTTATAATAGGCagaaaattaataataaatacttttattatttgttatcAAAACAATACCAAAATGCTAATTCGAAAGACAATAAAAAATCTAGTGTTGAAGTTAAGTTAATTGGATAG
- a CDS encoding ATP-dependent Clp protease proteolytic subunit, putative, with protein MQGLLLFMLICINFCKCTKIITRYNFITNKINIKRYKKENNNKSPLYYSDNEHHKYNINIPSLLLSKRIIFLSSPIYPHISEQIISQLLYLEYESKRKPIHLYINSTGDIDNNKIINLNGITDVISIVDVINYISSDVYTYCLGKAYGIACILASSGKKGYRFSLKNSSFCLNQSYSIIPFNQATNIEIQNKEIMNTKKKVIEIISKNTEKDTNVISNVLERDKYFNADEAVDFKLIDHILEKE; from the coding sequence ATGCAAGGCctgttattatttatgttaatttgtataaatttttgtaaatgtacaaaaattataacgagatataattttattacaaacaaaatcaatataaaaagatataaaaaagaaaataataataaaagcccattatattattccGATAATGAACATCACAAgtataacataaatatacCTTCATTACTTTTATctaaaagaattatatttttatcatcaccTATTTATCCTCATATATCAGAACAAATCATTTCACagttattatatttagaATATGAATCTAAAAGAAAACctatacatttatatattaacagTACAGGTGAcatagataataataaaataataaatttgaATGGTATAACTGATGTAATATCAATAGTTGATgtaattaattatatatcttcTGATGTGTATACTTATTGTCTTGGAAAAGCGTATGGAATTGCTTGTATATTAGCTAGCAGTGGAAAAAAAGGCTATCGcttttctttaaaaaacTCCTCTTTTTGTTTAAATCAATCTTATTCTATCATACCCTTTAACCAAGCAACCAATATtgaaatacaaaataaagaaataatgaacaccaaaaaaaaagtaatagAAATAATTTCTAAAAATACAGAAAAAGATACAAATGTTATTTCAAATGTTTTAGAAAGagataaatattttaatgcAGATGAAGCAGTTgattttaaattaattgATCATATACTTGAAAAGgaataa
- a CDS encoding histidine triad protein, putative, whose translation MEKYKNILEKLEWYKNKSSEKYEFGIYEIDKREVFITTKYSYGFVNNKPLLPGHILLTTLKKKKHYNDLDIEEIIDINLLCNFMCYIMGNLFNTTDFSIAIQDGKEAGQTVDHVHIHIIPRKINDYKNNDNIYNDMNKINLGYGKNIICNSCNNTINVCSQNEIERNFKLEEFNTSIRSMEQMEEEANLIKSYINEKFSS comes from the exons atggaaaaatataaaaacatacttgaaaaattagaatggtataaaaataagagctctgaaaaatatgaattcGGTATATATGAAATTGACAAAAGGGAGGTATTTATAACTACTAAATATTCTTATGGTTTCGTAAATAATAAGCCATTATTACCTGgtcatatattattaacaactttaaaaaaaaaaaaacactACAATGATTTAGATATAGAAGAAATTATCgatataaatttattatgtaattTTATGTGTTATATTATGGGCAACTTATTTAATACAACTGATTTCTCTATTGCTATTCAAGATGGCAAAGAAGCAGGGCAAACTGTTGATCATGttcatattcatataatacCAAGGAAAATTAATgattacaaaaataatgataatatttataatgatatgaataaaattaaCTTAGGCtatggaaaaaatattatatgtaattcTTGCAATAATACAATTAATGTATGTTCTCAAAATGAAATAGAACGAAATTTTAAACTGGAAGAATTCAa tacATCCATTAGATCAATGGAACAAATGGAAGAGGAAGCTAACTTAATTAAATCATAcattaatgaaaaattttcatcttaa